The following nucleotide sequence is from Acidobacteriota bacterium.
AAAACTTCAGCAGAGGTAAAGATGTCTCAGAAAGATGATGCAAAGAGCTGGAAGGCGTTGTTTCCTCCGATGGCGTTATCATACGAATCGACTCTCGTCAACAAGACCGGAAGCTGGAAGTACATTAAACCGCTCTATCAGGATAAGACGCCGCCATGCAACGAAGGATGCCCGGCTGGAGAGGATATCGAAGGTTACATGTACCTCATTTCAAAGGGAAAGATAAAGGAGGCATGGGAGCTTTTGAGAAAGGATAATCCTTTCCCGGCCGTATGCGGGAGAGTATGTTTCCATCCCTGCGAGATGGCCTGCAACCGGAAAGATTTCGATGAAGCACTCTCCATCAACCAAGCTGAGAGATATCTTGGAGATTTCGGCCTTGAGAAGGGAAAGGCTGCGAAAATAAAAGAGAAGAGAAATGAGCGGGTAGCGATTATAGGTTCTGGTCCTGCAGGCCTTTCCTGTGCCTACCATCTGGCCGTTATGGGATACAGGGTCACGGTCTTCGAGGCTCTTCCGATGGCGGGAGGCATTCTGATGGTCGGCATTCCGCAGTACCGGCTCCCCAAGGATGTCCTTCAGAAAGAGATAAAACTCATCGAGGATATGGGAGTCGAGATCAAGACGGGCATGAGAGTTGGGAAAGAGATCGGTTTTTCCGAACTCGAGAGGTTCGATGCAACCTTCATCGCAACAGGTGTTCATGTGAGCAGGAAGATAGGCGCAAAGAACGAGGATGTCAAAGGCGTTCTCTCAGGGCTTGATTTCCTCAAAGAGCTTAACCTGGGCAAGAAACCGAAGGTCGGGAAGAAAGTGGCAATCATCGGCGGCGGCAACACGGCCATGGATGCCGCAAGGTCCGTCCTGAGAATGGGCAGCACACCTGTCGTCGTCTATCGAAGGACGAGGGCGGAGATGCCTGCCATCGAGGATGAGATAGAAGAGGCGGAAAGGGAGGGGATAGAATTCATCTTTCTCGCGGCACCCATAGAGGTCCATACGAAAGGGGATAAGATCGTCGATATGGAATGCATAAGAATGAGGCTCGGGGAGCCCGATGAGTCTGGCAGAAGAAAACCGGAACCGATTAAGGGCTCCAACTTCAAGGTCAAGGTGGATAATGTCATCTCGGCTATCGGAGAGAAAGCCGATCTATCGTTCCTCCCGGAAGATATAAAAGTCGAGGACGGGGTCATCGTGACAGATGAGAGCTTGATGACCACGAGGAAGGGGATCTTTGCCGGCGGTGACGTCATAGATCAACCTCATACGGTCGTGGATGCAATAGGCTCGGGGAAAAAAGCGGCCATTGAGATCGACAGATACATAAGGAATATCGATGTCGATCTGGAGAAATTCCGGATCGGGGAGGTGGGTAACATTTCAATGGAGAGATATCTCGGTCAGGAAACTGTGGAGAAGGCAAACCACCTCAACATGGTTGTTCGCATCGATGATCTCAATCTCGACTATTTCGAACATCAGCCCCGGCGTGAGAAGCCGAGGATGCCGGTGGAAAAGGCTAAGAAAAGCTTTGCGGAGGTCAACACCGGGTTCAGCGAGGAGATGGTCAGAAAGGAAGCTTCCCGGTGTTTCAACTGTGCAGTTTGTAACGAGTGCGAGATCTGCCTGATCTTCTGTCCGGACGTTGCCATTATCAGGAAGAATGAAGGGAAAGGTTTTGAATTCAAGTACGATTACTGCAAAGGGTGCGGGATCTGCGTCCATGAATGCCCGAGGAATGCGATGTCGATGACGAGGGAGGATTTATGAAGAAAGTCATCATGGGAAATCATGCCGTTTCATTCGGCGCCATGCTCTCCAAGGCCGAGGTTATCGCTGCCTATCCCATCACCCCTCAGACCCAGATCGTCGAGGAGCTCTCCGAGATGTGTGCCGATGGGCGGTTAAATGCAAAGTTTATCAAGGTTGAATCAGAACATTCAGCCATGGCCTGCTGCATAGGGGCTTCTGCCGTTGGGGCGAGGGCATTCACGGCGACCTCCTCCCAGGGTCTTGCTCTCATGCACGAACTCCTGCATTACGCCGCTGGAGCCAGGCTGCCCATCGTGATGGCTAACATAAACCGCGCCATGGCTCCTGCCTGGAACATATGGTCGGATCAGACGGACTCCCTCTCACAGAGGGATACAGGGTGGCTGCAGTTTTACTGCGAGAGCAATCAGGAGGTCCTCGATACCGTTATTCAGGCATTCAAAATTTCCGAGAAGCTTCTCCTTCCCTCAATGGTCATCCTTGATGCCTTCTTCCTATCACACACTTACGAGCCTGTGGACATACCGGATCAGGCAATAGTCGATGCTTTCCTCCCTCCCTGGAAGGCAGAATATACCCTTGACATCAACAATCCAAGAGCGTTCGGAGCCTTGGCCAAGCCTGACTCCTATATGGAGATGAGATTCGATATGCACCGTGCCATGGAGATAGGAAAATCATTAGCGAGGGAAATCGATGAAGAGTTCGGCAATGTCTTTGGCAGGAGGTGGGGCATCATCGAACCGTACAGACTGGATCAGGCCGAAATTGTCCTGGTCTCATCGGGAACTATGGCAAGCACTACTAGAGTGGTCGTTGATTCTCTGAGGGAAAAAGGGGAGAACGTGGGGATGTTGAAGATAAAGATGTTCCGCCCCTTCCCGGCCGAAGATGTTGCAGAGTTATTACGTGGAAGAATAAAAGTGGCCGTGATGGACAGAAACTTTTCCTTTGGAGGCGGAGGCATCTGGGCTCAGGAGATCAAATCGGTTATATACAATGTGGAGGCTTCAATAAGACCTGTAGTCTTTGGTTACATCACAGGGCTGGGAGGAAGGGATGTGAAGCCCGATGTCATGGAAGAGATATACTTCAGGACAAAAGGATCTGATTTTCCGGAATCGGATTCCATCTGGATTGGAGTACAACTATGAGCCAGATCAAGATAAAAGAGTTTGTTCCAGCGGAAGAGTACCTCGC
It contains:
- a CDS encoding NAD(P)-binding protein, whose product is MSQKDDAKSWKALFPPMALSYESTLVNKTGSWKYIKPLYQDKTPPCNEGCPAGEDIEGYMYLISKGKIKEAWELLRKDNPFPAVCGRVCFHPCEMACNRKDFDEALSINQAERYLGDFGLEKGKAAKIKEKRNERVAIIGSGPAGLSCAYHLAVMGYRVTVFEALPMAGGILMVGIPQYRLPKDVLQKEIKLIEDMGVEIKTGMRVGKEIGFSELERFDATFIATGVHVSRKIGAKNEDVKGVLSGLDFLKELNLGKKPKVGKKVAIIGGGNTAMDAARSVLRMGSTPVVVYRRTRAEMPAIEDEIEEAEREGIEFIFLAAPIEVHTKGDKIVDMECIRMRLGEPDESGRRKPEPIKGSNFKVKVDNVISAIGEKADLSFLPEDIKVEDGVIVTDESLMTTRKGIFAGGDVIDQPHTVVDAIGSGKKAAIEIDRYIRNIDVDLEKFRIGEVGNISMERYLGQETVEKANHLNMVVRIDDLNLDYFEHQPRREKPRMPVEKAKKSFAEVNTGFSEEMVRKEASRCFNCAVCNECEICLIFCPDVAIIRKNEGKGFEFKYDYCKGCGICVHECPRNAMSMTREDL
- the porA gene encoding pyruvate ferredoxin oxidoreductase — translated: MKKVIMGNHAVSFGAMLSKAEVIAAYPITPQTQIVEELSEMCADGRLNAKFIKVESEHSAMACCIGASAVGARAFTATSSQGLALMHELLHYAAGARLPIVMANINRAMAPAWNIWSDQTDSLSQRDTGWLQFYCESNQEVLDTVIQAFKISEKLLLPSMVILDAFFLSHTYEPVDIPDQAIVDAFLPPWKAEYTLDINNPRAFGALAKPDSYMEMRFDMHRAMEIGKSLAREIDEEFGNVFGRRWGIIEPYRLDQAEIVLVSSGTMASTTRVVVDSLREKGENVGMLKIKMFRPFPAEDVAELLRGRIKVAVMDRNFSFGGGGIWAQEIKSVIYNVEASIRPVVFGYITGLGGRDVKPDVMEEIYFRTKGSDFPESDSIWIGVQL